In the Hordeum vulgare subsp. vulgare chromosome 7H, MorexV3_pseudomolecules_assembly, whole genome shotgun sequence genome, one interval contains:
- the LOC123407693 gene encoding DNA damage-repair/toleration protein DRT100-like → MASPAPSSASPLLAIAILAVFVSATTAGPACSESDRDALLSIRAALSEAHLGVFSSWKGADCCANWYGVSCDPTSGRVADLTLRGEGEDAVMAPDGHPASGVMSGYISDHVCHLDALSSLILADWKQISGPIPSCVATSLPNLRILELPANRLTGEIPPSIGSLSRLIVLNLADNLLSGAIPSSIASLASIKHLDLANNQLTGTIPANIGNLATLSRALLSRNRLSGHIPPSVGTLTRLADLDLSENHLTGAIPNSLGSSGSGVLTSLYLGGNRISGRIPAGLLGTKGLAIVNLSRNAVEGPIPDAFTGKSYFIVLDLSRNRLTGGVPRSLASAAYVGHLDLSHNRLCGTIPAGPPFDHLAAESFASNSCLCGAPLGKCT, encoded by the coding sequence ATGGCATCTCCCGCTCCAAGCTCGGCAAGTCCGCTCCTCGCCATCGCCATCCTCGCCGTGTTCGTCTCCGCCACCACAGCCGGCCCGGCGTGCTCGGAGTCCGACCGTGACGCGCTGCTGTCGATCCGCGCGGCGCTGTCGGAGGCGCACCTCGGCGTCTTCTCGTCGTGGAAGGGCGCGGACTGCTGCGCCAACTGGTACGGCGTGAGCTGCGACCCCACGAGCGGCCGCGTGGCCGACCTGACCCTCCGCGGCGAAGGCGAGGACGCCGTCATGGCCCCCGACGGCCACCCCGCCTCGGGCGTCATGTCCGGCTACATCTCCGACCACGTCTGCCACCTCGACGCCCTGTCCTCTCTCATCCTCGCCGACTGGAAGCAGATATCCGGGCCCATCCCGTCCTGCGTCGCCACCTCCCTTCCCAACCTCCGTATCCTCGAGCTCCCCGCCAACCGCCTCACGGGCGAGATCCCGCCGTCCATCGGCAGCCTCTCCCGCCTCATCGTGCTGAACCTCGCCGACAACCTCCTCTCCGGCGCCATCCCCAGCTCCATCGCCTCCCTCGCATCCATCAAGCACCTCGACCTCGCCAATAACCAGCTCACCGGCACTATCCCAGCCAACATCGGCAACCTCGCCACGCTGAGCCGCGCGCTGCTCAGCCGGAACCGGCTGTCAGGGCACATCCCTCCGTCCGTCGGGACCCTCACCCGGCTCGCCGATCTCGACCTCTCCGAGAACCACCTCACCGGCGCCATCCCGAACAGCCTCGGGTCGTCGGGAAGCGGCGTGCTCACCTCGCTGTACCTCGGCGGCAACCGCATCTCCGGGCGGATCCCGGCAGGGCTGCTGGGGACGAAGGGGCTCGCGATCGTGAACCTGAGCCGGAACGCCGTGGAGGGCCCCATCCCGGACGCGTTCACGGGCAAGTCCTACTTCATCGTGCTGGACCTGTCGCGGAACCGGCTGACCGGCGGCGTGCCGCGGTCCCTGGCGTCGGCGGCGTACGTGGGGCACCTCGACCTCAGCCACAACCGGCTGTGCGGTACCATCCCGGCGGGTCCGCCGTTCGACCACCTCGCCGCCGAGTCCTTCGCCAGCAACAGCTGCCTCTGCGGGGCCCCGCTCGGCAAGTGCACGTGA